In a genomic window of Brettanomyces nanus chromosome 1, complete sequence:
- a CDS encoding uncharacterized protein (BUSCO:EOG0934258D) encodes MGKKQSSSISSRFETRRNAKRPKIAGPHSKKLHIKNTRSLRNKELKHIELQSRQIKVKESSKESTINSFDALSKVESSRDASNDVVNTISEESSGDEIILIDSDEEKSSPEVLEVNSEKEHDVMEENQEFIAFDFTDDHEDEVESDIESSSGEKAAVKVPISSVSDDTKKLPKQVNPNYPWLRNNNHTKQLEVSDWLTMEIKDFIKYISPSKEEIEARNGVVHRLSEAISELWPDAELHCFGSYATDMYLPGSDIDTVIISKGRKYDNKSALYQLSSFLRTHKLGKCIETIAKAKVPIIKFIDPRTGFHIDISFERDNGVSAAKIIISWIDSTPGLRELVMIVKQFLAVRRLNEVHTGGLGGFAIICLAYSFLSLHPRIITKSIDPLQNLGVLLIEFFELYGFNFGYDEIAIAFKHKTQASYISKRSNPNLLSNNPFSLAIQDPQDPDNNISRGTFNLRDIKRSFGGAYEMLVNKCYEMNQATYKQRLGQSILGDIIKYQGKARDFEDARSATDNHAYQIASGQVSRVDLLSSSSNSRASSVSSLVTASAEREPSIEYTSDSSESDSVSESKSSEDGMKLRALFEKSQSSSRHTDKDVDSIMGFKKEEADKEDDIYDPSRGTKEDHKDFEDSSDDMEYDPSEAPKNTVAKDKRREYWLQKGGL; translated from the coding sequence ATGGGGAAAAAACAATCGTCCTCAATATCATCCAGGTTTGAAACTCGCAGGAATGCGAAAAGGCCAAAGATTGCTGGCCCGCATTCCAAAAAATTGCATATTAAGAACACTAGAAGTCTGCGTAACAAGGAGTTGAAGCATATCGAGCTGCAAAGCAGGCAGATTAAAGTCAAGGAGAGCTCAAAGGAATCCACTATTAACTCGTTTGATGCTCTGTCTAAGGTGGAAAGTTCTAGAGATGCAAGCAATGACGTAGTTAATACGATATCTGAAGAGTCTTCCGGAGATGAGATTATACTGATAGATTCCGATGAGGAAAAAAGTTCTCCTGAGGTCTTAGAAGTTAATAGTGAAAAGGAACACGATGTAATGGAAGAGAACCAAGAATTCATTGCCTTTGACTTTACAGATGAtcatgaagatgaagttgaaagtGATATTGAGTCCTCTTCTGGTGAAAAAGCTGCAGTTAAGGTGCCCATTTCTAGCGTTAGTGATGATACAAAGAAGCTTCCTAAGCAGGTGAATCCGAATTATCCATGGCTGAGAAATAATAACCATACAAAACAACTGGAAGTTTCTGATTGGCTCACAATGGAAATCAAGGACTTCATTAAATACATCTCACCATCCAAGGAAGAGATCGAGGCGAGAAATGGTGTTGTTCACAGATTAAGTGAGGCAATTTCAGAACTGTGGCCAGATGCAGAATTGCACTGCTTTGGTTCTTATGCTACAGACATGTATCTTCCAGGGTCTGATATAGATACCGTGATCATATCCAAGGGCCGCAAGTATGATAACAAGAGTGCTCTTTATCAACTatcatcttttcttcgtACTCATAAACTCGGGAAGTGCATAGAGACGATCGCCAAGGCAAAGGTTCCCATAATCAAGTTCATTGATCCTCGGACAGGCTTCCATATCGATATTTCCTTCGAGAGAGATAACGGCGTCAGTGCTGCTAAGATTATCATTTCCTGGATTGACAGCACTCCCGGTTTAAGAGAGCTTGTTATGATTGTTAAACAATTTCTAGCGGTGAGGCGATTAAACGAGGTTCATACCGGTGGATTAGGAGGCTTCGCAATTATTTGCCTGGCATACTCCTTTCTAAGTCTACATCCAAGAATAATCACCAAGTCTATCGACCCATTGCAGAATTTGGGAGTCCTACTAATAGAATTCTTTGAGTTGTATGGTTTCAATTTTGGCTATGACGAAATAGCCATCGCCTTCAAGCACAAAACTCAGGCATCTTACATTTCCAAAAGATCCAACCCAAATTTGTTAAGTAACAATCCTTTTTCGTTGGCCATTCAAGATCCACAGGATCCTGATAACAATATATCCCGTGGTACATTCAACTTGAGAGATATTAAACGTTCATTTGGTGGTGCATATGAAATGCTAGTTAATAAGTGTTATGAGATGAATCAAGCAACTTACAAACAGCGACTCGGGCAGTCGATACTAGGTGACATAATTAAATATCAGGGCAAGGCCAGGGACTTCGAGGACGCAAGAAGTGCTACAGATAACCATGCCTATCAGATTGCCAGCGGACAAGTCAGTAGGGTAGACCTTTTATCGAGTTCAAGTAACTCCAGAGCATCCAGCGTATCTTCTTTGGTTACCGCAAGTGCCGAACGTGAACCATCCATAGAATATACATCTGATTCAAGCGAGTCAGATTCGGTGTCAGAGTCGAAGTCGAGTGAGGATGGTATGAAATTGAGAGCATTATTTGAGAAATCACAGAGCTCTTCCAGGCATACAGACAAAGATGTGGACTCCATAATGGGCTttaaaaaagaagaagctgataAGGAGGATGATATTTACGATCCATCCAGAGGTACAAAGGAAGATCACAAggactttgaagattctAGTGACGATATGGAGTACGATCCGTCTGAAGCTCCAAAGAACACGGTGGCGAAGGATAAAAGGAGGGAATATTGGCTTCAGAAAGGAGGTctctga
- the PRE8 gene encoding Proteasome subunit alpha type-2 (MEROPS:MER0004996~BUSCO:EOG09343HAP), whose product MADRYSFSLTTFSPSGKLKQIEHALAAVNQGVTSLGIKATNGIVLATEKKSNSVLVNPDFTDKIVKVTPDIGMTYSGMGPDFRVLSDKSRKVAHTKYTRIYNEYPPTKILVSDIAQVMQEATQSAGVRPYGVSLLVGGHDEGNGFMLYQVDPSGSYFPWKATAIGRGSNAAKTFLEKRWNEELELEDAIHIALLTLKESIEGEMNGNTVEICVIGNANDSLLGFKGVAGINGPRFRKLTPQEVDDRLDSL is encoded by the coding sequence ATGGCAGATAGatactctttttctttaacgACATTTTCTCCTAGTGGAAAGCTTAAGCAAATTGAGCATGCATTGGCTGCAGTGAACCAGGGTGTGACATCCCTAGGCATTAAGGCTACCAATGGTATAGTTCTTGCGACGGAAAAGAAGTCGAACTCTGTGCTGGTGAATCCCGATTTTACAGACAAGATAGTGAAAGTTACTCCGGATATCGGCATGACGTATTCGGGAATGGGACCTGATTTTAGAGTGTTGTCTGATAAATCGAGAAAGGTGGCACATACTAAATATACGAGGATTTACAACGAATACCCTCCTACAAAGATTCTTGTTTCAGATATTGCTCAGGTAATGCAGGAAGCCACTCAGAGTGCCGGTGTCAGACCCTATGGAGTTTCTCTCCTAGTGGGTGGCCATGACGAAGGAAATGGATTTATGCTATACCAGGTGGATCCTTCAGGTTCGTACTTTCCTTGGAAAGCTACTGCTATTGGAAGGGGTTCAAATGCGGCCAAAACGTTTCTTGAGAAAAGATGGAACGAAGAATTGGAGTTGGAAGATGCAATACATATTGCATTGCTTACGTTGAAAGAGTCCATCGAAGGAGAGATGAATGGAAATACTGTGGAGATATGTGTCATAGGTAATGCTAATGATAGTTTGCTTGGTTTTAAAGGAGTTGCGGGAATTAATGGACCTCGTTTCAGAAAGCTCACGCCTCAGGAAGTCGATGATAGATTAGATTCGTTGTAG
- a CDS encoding uncharacterized protein (BUSCO:EOG09342BSB~MEROPS:MER0003374), translating into MSTSLKHALGFLDFVNASPTPYHVVDTVKNRLVQAGFTELSERVNWVGQLKKDSKYFVTRNTSSIIAFTVGGMYEPGNGISIVGGHTDSPALRVKPISNISKEGYKEVGIETYGGGIWHTWFDRDLSIAGRVFVTDPKTGNCVSKLIKIDKPLLRIPTLAIHLDKERAKFEFNKETQFRPIAGLEKAEDAKKESKETDDVSAEFQSIKSVVERHNKDMINLISSKLDVTPEQIEDFELILYDTQKSCLGGLNDEFIFSPRLDNQVTCYCSIEGIIESSVSNQLSNQSGIQMVSLFDHEEIGSLTAQGANSSFLPDILHRITKLTFNPDVDLCSELPSSYFWTAMAKSFVISSDMAHGVHPNYSEKYEALNRPKLNDGPVIKINANQRYVTNSAGIVLLKKIGALSKTPLQLFVIRNDSPCGSTIGPMVAAKLGIRTLDIGNPQLSMHSIRETCGSADIEKLVNLFDAYFENYSTVGPTILVQ; encoded by the coding sequence ATGTCTACTTCCTTGAAGCATGCCCTGGGCTTTCTAGACTTTGTTAACGCCTCTCCCACACCTTATCATGTCGTTGATACTGTGAAAAATCGGCTCGTTCAAGCAGGTTTCACTGAACTCTCTGAAAGGGTCAATTGGGTAGGccagttgaagaaagattcTAAGTACTTTGTCACCAGAAATACCTCTTCCATTATTGCTTTTACCGTCGGTGGCATGTATGAGCCAGGTAATGGAATTTCGATAGTTGGAGGTCATACTGATTCGCCTGCTCTTAGAGTCAAGCCTATCTCCAACATCTCGAAGGAAGGTTACAAAGAGGTTGGTATCGAGACTTATGGTGGGGGTATATGGCATACCTGGTTTGATAGAGATCTTTCCATTGCTGGGAGAGTTTTTGTCACAGACCCGAAGACTGGTAACTGTGTTTCTAAGTTGATCAAGATCGATAAACCATTGCTAAGAATTCCCACTCTCGCTATCCATTTGGACAAGGAGAGGGCTAAATTTGAGTTTAATAAGGAGACACAATTCCGTCCAATTGCTGGTTTGgagaaagcagaagatgcTAAGAAGGAATCAAAAGAAACTGATGATGTCTCTGCTGAGTTCCAATCTATCAAATCTGTCGTGGAGAGACACAACAAGGATATGATCAACTTGATTTCGTCTAAACTTGACGTCACTCCAGAGCAGATTGAAGATTTTGAGTTAATCCTCTACGACACTCAGAAATCCTGTCTCGGAGGACTCAACGATGAGtttattttctctccaagATTGGATAACCAAGTGACCTGCTATTGCTCGATCGAAGGTATCATTGAGTCTAGCGTTTCGAACCAACTCTCCAACCAATCAGGAATTCAGATGGTCTCGTTGTTTGatcatgaagaaattggttCGCTCACTGCACAAGGTGCCAATTCATCGTTTCTACCTGACATCTTGCATAGAATCACAAAACTTACCTTTAATCCAGATGTCGACCTCTGCTCAGAATTACCATCGTCCTACTTCTGGACTGCCATGGCCAAGTCGTTTGTTATCTCTTCAGATATGGCTCATGGTGTGCATCCAAACTACTCGGAAAAGTACGAAGCACTCAACCGTCCAAAGCTTAACGATGGTCCTGTCATTAAGATCAATGCCAACCAGAGATACGTAACTAACTCGGCCGGAATCgttcttttgaagaagattggaGCCTTATCAAAGACTCCACTTCAGTTATTTGTTATCCGTAATGATTCTCCTTGCGGTTCTACCATTGGTCCTATGGTGGCTGCTAAGTTAGGTATCAGAACGTTAGACATCGGTAATCCTCAACTAAGTATGCATTCCATCAGAGAGACATGTGGTTCTGCAGATATTGAGAAGTTAGTCAATTTGTTTGACGCTTACTTTGAGAACTATAGTACTGTCGGGCCAACGATTTTGGTTCAGTAA
- a CDS encoding uncharacterized protein (EggNog:ENOG41), producing MLVDFVCLVCLVAVCSANTVFPSLFFSYKLVPGLRVSVDHSDQMPFSLPEAESLLTRAFEQCLSNGYIIANVPGLKLEDFASFDSFQHIRDQMTKSSTILSMPNVLSNSEGDTLDLNRFESVLSVHCNARMHYIDGVDEDQIPRYRDTRTRVIRVDFPALSSNATDENRNKRLQNYDEMIMKIIREMPTPSISVLFTTNTTKEIDIDEITDKNSIIRENEIPANPKVISLDMRNKVRTSKRMIFPDITVFDKSRYFEYERNEKGERGGLDKDTAKKQSKDDTWLKRKKKKIVKNKSLYRFGEDDKKTTSALANQDFVHDNALLIVCMAGIFAFIVFFDVVKIGFTMLKKVVSTSKRKSE from the coding sequence atgCTTGTGGATTTTGTATGTTTAGTGTGCCTGGTTGCGGTATGTTCGGCCAATACTGTCTTTCCCTCATTGTTTTTTTCATACAAACTTGTACCGGGGCTCAGAGTGTCTGTTGATCACTCGGATCAAATGCCTTTCAGTCTTCCCGAAGCAGAGTCTCTTCTCACCAGAGCTTTCGAACAGTGTCTGTCGAATGGCTATATAATTGCCAATGTTCCAGGATTAAAGCTTGAGGACTTTGCTTCGTTTGATTCATTTCAACATATTCGAGATCAAATGACAAAATCAAGCACGATTCTGAGCATGCCCAACGTGCTATCAAACAGTGAAGGAGATACATTGGATCTCAACCGATTTGAAAGTGTATTGAGCGTCCATTGTAATGCCAGAATGCACTATATTGATGGTGTTGATGAGGATCAGATACCACGATATAGGGATACTCGTACCAGGGTCATTAGAGTGGACTTTCCGGCATTGAGTAGTAATGCCACCGATGAGAACAGAAACAAAAGGCTCCAAAATTACGATGAGATGATTATGAAGATCATTAGGGAGATGCCTACTCCTTCCATTTCAGTTCTCTTCACAACCAATACAACCAAAGAAATAGATATCGACGAAATTACAGATAAGAATAGTATCATCAGGGAGAACGAAATCCCAGCCAATCCAAAAGTGATCAGCTTAGATATGAGAAACAAGGTGAGGACTTCCAAGAGGATGATCTTCCCGGATATTACGGTGTTCGATAAGAGTCGATACTTTGAGTATGAGCGGAACGAAAAGGGAGAGAGAGGCGGGTTAGATAAAGACACTGCTAAAAAGCAGTCTAAAGATGATACTtggttgaagagaaagaagaagaagatcgtCAAGAACAAGTCGCTCTACCGgtttggagaagatgataaaaagACTACATCTGCTTTGGCTAATCAGGATTTTGTCCACGATAACGCATTACTGATTGTGTGTATGGCGGGAATCTTCGCATTTATTGTGTTTTTCGATGTCGTAAAGATCGGTTTCACAATGCtgaagaaggtggtgtCTACAAGCAAGAGAAAGTCGGAGTGA
- a CDS encoding uncharacterized protein (EggNog:ENOG41), whose translation MSIDKLVIGPGRVETLTEDEEKKLKQVWAYLLNFFGYKVVQPGAYRSISRRPTVTSSIVSNDSKKKNKGLMGRFKMSSLKRSKSIEKLERVLSHHSANSMTEDGFVIHKCFKGLDNNDMYKAFWGFLRHDTPDNLILRFVRARKWDVDNAMVMLTNTMKWRCYEGKPDQIMINGELGCQKDGKEGFMYQMRVGKCLVHGHDRKGRPLANVRARLHHSSDQTTEEIEMYTMMVIETARLMLTEPVDTCDIVFNLSGMTMSNMDYGAVSYMVKCFEAHYPECLGILFVHKAPWIFSGIWKIIKNWLDPVVASKIVFTNTVEDLAKHIDRKHILKELDGDDDFEWNYLEPTESKNGLLSDNKEEKEAVEEERKQIIARFIQKTIEWIEAPDDITSKNLLKEKIQIGRELGDNYKTLDGYIRNRGVYDRLGDITFKVATD comes from the coding sequence ATGAGCATCGACAAGTTGGTTATTGGACCAGGAAGAGTAGAGACtttgactgaagatgaggagaagaaattgaagcagGTGTGGGCCTATctcttgaacttcttcgGATATAAGGTTGTTCAACCGGGTGCTTACCGGTCGATATCGCGAAGACCTACGGTGACAAGTTCGATCGTGAGTAATGAcagcaagaagaaaaataaggGACTCATGGGGAGATTTAAGATGTCGTCACTTAAGAGAAGTAAGTCGATCGAGAAGTTGGAGAGAGTTCTATCGCATCACTCGGCTAACTCTATGACCGAGGATGGATTTGTTATTCACAAATGTTTCAAAGGTTTGGATAATAACGACATGTACAAGGCTTTCTGGGGATTTCTAAGACACGATACACCAGACAACCTTATTCTTCGTTTTGTAAGAGCTCGTAAATGGGATGTCGATAATGCCATGGTGATGCTGACCAATACAATGAAGTGGAGATGCTATGAGGGTAAGCCTGATCAAATCATGATTAATGGTGAGCTCGGGTGTCAAAAGGATGGAAAGGAGGGTTTTATGTATCAGATGCGTGTGGGTAAATGTCTTGTTCACGGTCACGACAGAAAAGGCCGTCCTCTTGCCAATGTGAGGGCCCGTTTGCATCATTCTTCCGATCAGACAACTGAGGAGATTGAGATGTACACTATGATGGTAATTGAAACTGCCAGATTAATGCTTACTGAACCGGTGGATACATGCGATATTGTCTTCAATTTGTCCGGTATGACCATGTCCAATATGGATTATGGTGCAGTGAGTTACATGGTGAAATGCTTTGAGGCACACTATCCTGAGTGCTTGGGTATATTGTTTGTTCATAAGGCTCCTTGGATCTTCAGTGGTATTtggaagatcatcaagaacTGGTTGGACCCTGTGGTGGCCTCCAAAATTGTTTTCACCAATACTGTAGAAGACTTGGCCAAACATATTGATAGAAAGCACATCCTCAAGGAGTTGGATGGTGACGATGATTTTGAGTGGAACTATTTGGAGCCCACAGAGTCTAAAAATGGCCTTCTAAGCgataataaagaagaaaaagaagctgttgaagaggaaagaaagcAAATCATTGCTAGATTCATTCAGAAAACTATTGAATGGATCGAGGCACCAGATGATATCACATCCAAGAACTTGCTCAAGGAGAAAATCCAGATCGGCAGAGAACTTGGCGACAATTACAAGACGCTCGATGGTTACATCAGAAATAGAGGTGTCTACGACAGATTGGGTGACATCACTTTCAAAGTGGCCACTGATTAA
- the ESA1 gene encoding Histone acetyltransferase (BUSCO:EOG09342ECK) encodes MISGCQVYVNKNGKYQLAEVLGNQVQKDETVYYVHYVLYNKRLDELISLDKIDFHRPMYPPKPAERKEKRHKKKSKKRNNDVKKNTRSTTADKSLKEDEVDLDNLNVQGIIKDGEKMSRTDELEKLRTSGSMMQSDVHALARMRNFNKVYIGNHEVEPWYFSPYPVEYTEDGVLYIDDFSLKYFSSKKQFERFRMKCTLRHPPGNEVYRDSYVSFFEIDGKKQRTWCRNLCLLSKLFLDHKTLYYDVDPFLFYCMTRRDEYGYHLVGYFSKEKESTDSYNVACILTLPQYQRHGFGKLLIQFSYELSKKEGKVGSPEKPLSDLGLLSYRAYWTETLVTLLIENKLTDVSIDEISQMTSMTTTDILHTLQTLNMLKYYKGQHIICVSDQVSSAYDKLHKKKKHKLDSTKLIWKPPVFTAAQLRFGW; translated from the coding sequence ATGATTTCTGGCTGCCAGGTATACGTCAACAAAAATGGCAAGTATCAACTAGCAGAGGTACTGGGAAATCAAGTACAAAAAGACGAGACAGTTTATTATGTCCACTATGTCCTGTATAACAAAAGATTGGACGAGTTGATTTCTCTCGACAAAATTGATTTCCACAGACCGATGTATCCACCGAAGCCAGcggaaagaaaggagaaaaggcacaagaagaagagtaagaAGCGAAATAACGATGTTAAGAAAAATACAAGAAGTACCACAGCTGACAAATCGTTGAAGGAGGACGAAGTAGATTTGGATAATTTGAATGTACAAGGTATAATCAAGGATGGTGAGAAAATGAGTCGGACAGACGAGCTCGAAAAGCTTCGAACTAGCGGTTCTATGATGCAGAGCGATGTGCACGCCTTAGCACGGATGAGGAACTTTAACAAGGTGTATATAGGGAACCATGAGGTAGAACCATGGTATTTCTCGCCGTATCCTGTGGAATATACGGAAGACGGAGTGCTTTATATTGATGACTTCAGCTTGAaatacttttcttcaaagaaacagttTGAACGATTTAGAATGAAGTGCACTTTACGTCATCCTCCTGGAAATGAGGTATATCGAGACAGCTATGTATCATTCTTTGAGATAGATGGTAAAAAGCAGAGAACATGGTGCAGGAACTTATGCTTATTGTCGAAGCTTTTCCTTGACCATAAGACGTTGTACTACGATGTTGATCCTTTTTTATTCTACTGCATGACTAGAAGGGATGAATACGGCTACCACTTGGTGGGGTATTTTTccaaggagaaggagagtaCTGACAGCTACAACGTAGCATGTATCTTGACTCTTCCGCAGTATCAAAGACACGGCTTTGGTAAGTTGTTAATTCAGTTCTCGTATGAGTTGTCGAAGAAAGAGGGCAAAGTGGGGTCTCCTGAAAAACCCTTGTCGGATCTTGGTCTTCTATCATATAGAGCATATTGGACAGAGACATTGGTGACTCTTTTGATTGAAAACAAATTAACCGATGTCAGTATCGACGAGATCTCGCAGATGACCTCGATGACTACCAcagatattcttcataCTCTTCAGACTTTGAACATGCTCAAGTATTACAAAGGCCAGCATATAATCTGCGTGAGTGATCAGGTGAGCTCTGCATACGATAAGCTgcacaagaagaaaaaacacAAGCTTGATTCGACCAAGTTGATATGGAAGCCTCCTGTTTTCACTGCTGCTCAGCTCAGATTTGGCTGGTAG
- a CDS encoding uncharacterized protein (BUSCO:EOG09342SGW) codes for MTVFVKPQKRLHSEADLAKFVSSPTHDAILNFMTRLAKSVHGLQLTDKSLPVNESIQGLLDLLDDIDRISDSHPIEKHSTSRFGKVEFRDFCDDFSHQADQLIKNHIHLQDNCIVELRTYLINSFGDKIRIDYGSGHELNFLCFLYCLDYLGYFESKEYDKSVVLKVFARYITTMRKLQMKYWLEPAGSHGVWGLDDYHFLPFLFGAAQLSPLKRPRPLSIHNLDYVAEFKEKYLYFACIDFINKTKTGVTSLRQSSPMLDDISGVKTWKKIEEGMVKMYDAEVLSKLPVVQHFFFGSILPCPDGVAASEENNADGIEEDSCCHEVHSTWGDCCGIKVPSAVAASAMEQKEHRISFC; via the coding sequence ATGACTGTTTTTGTCAAACCCCAGAAAAGACTTCATAGCGAAGCAGACCTCGCAAAGTTTGTATCGTCACCTACTCATGATGCTATTTTGAACTTTATGACTAGATTGGCCAAGTCTGTACATGGTCTACAGCTGACTGATAAGAGCCTTCCAGTCAATGAGTCTATTCAGGGTTTGTTGGATCTATTGGATGACATTGATAGAATTTCAGATAGTCATCCAATTGAAAAGCATAGCACGAGTCGATTTGGTAAGGTGGAATTTCGGGATTTCTGCGATGATTTTTCACATCAAGCAGATCAGCTGATTAAGAACCACATTCACTTGCAAGACAATTGCATAGTTGAGCTCAGGACTTATTTGATAAACTCGTTTGGTGATAAAATAAGAATAGACTATGGCTCTGGTCATGAATTAAActttctctgctttctcTATTGCCTAGATTATCTCGGATACTTTGAATCAAAGGAATATGACAAGTCTGTGGTACTTAAAGTGTTTGCCCGTTACATAACCACAATGCGGAAACTTCAAATGAAGTACTGGCTTGAACCAGCTGGATCACATGGCGTTTGGGGATTGGATGACTATCACTTTTTGCCGTTTCTGTTTGGTGCAGCTCAACTCTCTCCTCTTAAGAGACCTCGTCCCTTGAGCATTCATAATCTTGACTATGTGGCAGAGTTCAAGGAAAAATATTTATATTTTGCATGCATCGATTTTATCAACAAGACTAAAACTGGAGTCACATCGTTACGTCAGAGTTCTCCCATGCTTGATGATATAAGTGGTGTCAAGACatggaagaagatcgaGGAAGGAATGGTGAAGATGTATGACGCTGAAGTGTTGAGCAAACTTCCCGTTGTCCAacactttttctttggctcCATACTTCCATGTCCAGACGGTGTTGCTGCatctgaagagaataatGCTGATGGTATTGAGGAAGACAGCTGTTGCCATGAAGTCCATTCCACTTGGGGGGACTGTTGTGGAATAAAGGTTCCTAGTGCGGTAGCAGCAAGTGCCATGGAACAAAAGGAGCATCGTATATCATTTTGTTAG
- a CDS encoding uncharacterized protein (EggNog:ENOG41) encodes MSYQRPPVPPPSYQEQAENVFQQPAPQSDYNYNYNYTPNYNTKYSRPEGRPPSNGQSQPNQFTPGQMNGANANDEKYNFESPPTPNAGVDNFDEAFKVDKPKWNDIPFIFLFLATVAGFVVVAVISISYYHSHTSYYGTGIHNGIESSTMNSNSLIVFAIVVSVSLVFSVLILLIAGRWPSMFIKTGLVLNVAFGLATAIYYLVVGYYSAGIVFLVIAVLFSFCYYSLRSRIPFSTTVLRIVIGVIKKYPSCFIVGIIGMLLMGGFSYLFIVTIVSVYAKWGDNSVPESYDQSKLIGLLVFVFFAGYYITEALRTTIHVTLSGIYGTWYYLSKSDAGMPKHAALGSFRRAMTFCFGSICFGSLLVALVQLLRQLINIAKLQALGNGNGLAYCLLIVLDMFAYILDFCLRYFNHYAYSYIALYGKSYLKSARDTYHIFKYKGFDALMNDCIIDTALGIYCFFAGFLAAFTSYMYLRKTKPAYNTDGSYYAPIVAFSFVIAMQVCNVVTTVITSGTATFFLCLAKDPEVFKVSYPDEFDEVFRNYPQVLLKVQTPDR; translated from the coding sequence aTGAGTTATCAACGCCCACCTGTACCGCCTCCGAGCTACCAAGAGCAGGCGGAAAACGTCTTTCAGCAACCGGCTCCTCAGTCTGATTACAATTACAATTACAATTACACTCCGAACTACAACACTAAATATTCCAGACCTGAAGGGCGTCCTCCCAGCAATGGTCAATCTCAGCCTAATCAATTTACACCTGGTCAAATGAACGGCGCTAATGCCAACGATGAGAAGTACAACTTTGAGTCACCTCCGACTCCTAATGCAGGAGTAGACAATTTTGACGAAGCATTCAAAGTGGATAAGCCTAAATGGAACGATATTCCctttattttcttgttcCTTGCCACTGTGGCTGGCTTTGTGGTCGTTGCTGTCATAAGTATTTCTTATTACCATTCACATACTTCATACTACGGGACAGGAATTCACAATGGAATAGAAAGCTCCACAATGAATAGCAACTCGCTCATTGTCTTTGCCATTGTTGTTTCCGTGTCTTTGGTTTTCTCCGTTTTGATCCTTCTTATCGCAGGCAGGTGGCCTTCTATGTTTATTAAGACTGGTCTTGTTCTCAATGTAGCGTTTGGATTAGCAACCGCTATCTATTACTTGGTTGTTGGCTATTATTCTGCTGGAATCGTCTTCCTCGTTATTGCTGTACTATTCAGCTTTTGCTACTATTCTTTAAGATCCAGAATCCCCTTTAGTACAACCGTGTTAAGAATAGTCATTGGTGTTATTAAGAAATATCCAAGCTGCTTCATTGTAGGAATTATCGGAATGCTACTTATGGGAGGATTTTCCTATTTGTTCATTGTCACTATCGTCAGTGTCTATGCTAAATGGGGTGATAACTCTGTTCCTGAGAGTTACGATCAATCCAAGTTGATTGGTTTGCTCGtgtttgttttctttgCGGGCTATTATATCACCGAGGCTCTAAGAACTACTATCCATGTGACTCTTAGTGGAATATACGGTACTTGGTACTATCTCTCGAAGAGTGATGCCGGTATGCCAAAACATGCAGCATTGGGATCGTTTAGAAGAGCCATGACCTTCTGCTTTGGCTCCATCTGCTTCGGTTCTTTGCTTGTGGCATTGGTTCAGTTATTGAGACAGCTTATCAATATAGCTAAACTGCAGGCTCTAGGTAATGGTAACGGATTAGCTTACTGCCTTCTTATCGTTCTTGACATGTTTGCATACATTCTCGATTTCTGTCTTCGTTACTTCAATCACTATGCTTACTCGTACATTGCTTTGTACGGTAAGAGTTACTTGAAGTCTGCCAGAGACACTTACcacatcttcaaatacaAAGGATTTGATGCGTTAATGAACGACTGTATTATTGATACCGCATTGGGCATCTATTGCTTCTTTGCGGGCTTTCTCGCTGCATTCACTTCATACATGTATTTGAGAAAAACAAAGCCTGCCTATAACACCGACGGTTCATACTATGCACCAATAGTGGCGTTTTCCTTTGTCATTGCCATGCAAGTTTGTAATGTAGTTACCACTGTGATCACATCAGGTACTGCCACATTTTTCCTCTGCTTGGCCAAGGATCCAGAGGTGTTCAAGGTCAGTTACCCTGACGAATTTGACGAAGTGTTCAGAAATTACCCACAAGTCTTGTTAAAGGTTCAGACTCCTGACCGTTGA